From the genome of Hyphobacterium sp. CCMP332:
CATTGGCAACAAGGCCGCCATCGGCATCAAAAACGGCGCAGGAGAAATCCAGACGCTCTTTCATGTTCACAGAGTGCGCCGTGCGTTCGAGCGCAACGCCCATCTGCTCGGCAACCGACATGAAGCGCTTGTTGAAGAGCTCGAGCCGTATCGGATCGAGTTCCGTGACTTCAGCTTCGGCATGATTGCCGCCGGTGTGATCGAGGACAAGCATGCCATCCGCGAGCCGTTTGATATTCCAGCCCGGGTCCACAACGATGGTCGAGTTCGGCTCGACGATCAGGGCCGGACCGCCAAGCGCCATGTCTGCTCCCATCTCCGATAGCCTGTAGACAGGCCAATCGGTCCAGGCCCCGTTCTGAAAAACCGGCCGCGTTTCAATTGCCTCGATCGGCCTGTCGCCATCGGGCAGGTCAATGCTCCAACCGCGCGCGCCTGGAGGTTCCGCCTCGGCTTCCGCGGCTACCGATTCAATGACCAGATCGCCTTCAGGGACAAAGCCGAACAGCCGTGCATGGGCAGCCTGAAAATCGTTTCGAACGTTTGTCATGTCATTCAACGGAACAGGAATGGCCGTATCAGATCCCGAAACCCGCAGGCGGATGGAATACTTGACCGCAATGGCGGCCGCGTCGGCTCCCTGCGGTACAAGTGCGGCCGCCGCATCCCCTCCGAGTTGCCGGGACTTGTCAGAGGCTCGCGCAAATGCCATCGGGAAATCATCTTCAATCGCGGCCTCGCGGGTTTCTCGCAATTCCGCCAGACCGATCCCGAGCGCTGACAGCAATCCGGCATAGGGATGGATCAGAACCGTTTTCATACCGATGGCTTCAGCCACCTTGCAGGCATGCTGACCGCCTGCGCCGCCAAAGGCCGAGAGGGCATAACGCGCCGGATCCACGCCTTCGCCGATCGAAATCTGCTTGATCGCCTGAGCCATGTTCTCGACCGCAACGGCGAGAAAACCCTCTGCAGCCTCTTCCGCAGACGGAAGGCCCATTGCCCTGGCCAGATGGCTGAGTGCCTCACGGCTGGCAATGGCATTCAGTGGAGCTGAGCTGTCTGCACCAAAGGTTTTCGGAAAATGATCGGGCTGGATACGGCCTAGCACGATGTTCGCATCGGTCACCGCAGCTGGCCCGCGCCGGCCATAACCGGCTGGGCCAGGCATGGCGCCGGCGCTGTCGGGACCGACTCGCGCGCGCTCGCCATCAAAGCTCAGCACCGAGCCGCCGCCGGCCGCAACGGTGTGCACGGCCATCATTGGCGCGCGCAGGCGCTGACCGGCAATCACCGCCTCGCCAACGCGGGCATATTGATCGCCGTCATAACGGGAGACATCTGTGGATGTGCCGCCCATATCAAAGCCGATGACAAGCGGGTATCCGGCGGCCTTTGCGGTTTTCGCCATACCGGCAACGCCGCCCGCCGGGCCGGACAGGACCGCATCCCTCGCGGCGAACCGCGCGGCGGAGGTGAGGCCGCCCGATGACTGCATGAAGTAGAGCGGCGCGCCATCGAGCCGTTCGGCGACCCGATCCGCATAATCACGCAAGACTGGTGTCAGATAGGCATCCAGAACCGCGGTGGAGGCCCGCGGGACGATCTTTACCAGAGGGCTGGCATCAATCGAGCAGATAACGGTTTCAAAGCCGCATTCCCTCGCCAGCTTTTCAATATACTTCTCATGTGAACTATTGGCGTAGGCGTGCATGAGGGCGATCGCGCAGGTCTTGGCACCTGATGCTCTGGCATCTGACAATGCGGCTTGTAGTGCCGACTTGTCGACGGCCGCGATCTCCTCGCCGTCCGGGTCCATGCGGGCGCTGACGGACACGACAAGTTTGTGCAGCGGTTCTGGCCGATCAATCTTCATCGCGAAGATATCCGGCCGCGTCTGGTCGCCAATCACGAGCAGGTCTTCAAAGCCTTCTGTGACGACAAGGCAAGTGTCCGCGCCCTTGCGTTCCAGCAAGGCGTTGGTGGCAACCGTCGTGCCCATTTTAACAGCGCTGACACGGCCGGCGGCGATGGACTCGTCCGCCTCAAGGCCCAGCATCCGGCGCACGCCCTCGGAGGCGGCGTCGGAATAATCCGGGCTTTCCGAGAGGAGTTTCATGGCCCGCAATGTGCCGTCCGGCTGGCGCGCAATCACATCTGTGAAGGTGCCGCCGCGATCAATCCAGAATTCCCAGGTGCCCGACACGCCTTCTAATCCCCCGCCAGCGGCGTTACATGAACGGGTGGAGACTAGACTCATGGGTTTTTGGCGCAAGCTGACTGACTTCATTTCCGGCCAGCCCGACCCCTACGATTGTGAGGGCGAGGATTGCGGTCCCGGCCATCGCGTTGATGACGCGGATTTTGCCATCGCCCTCATTGGTCTGGGAGCGAAGATGGCGAAGGCCGATGGCGTGGTCACCCGGAATGAAATCGCCGCATTCCGGCAGGTCTTCAAGGCTCCGCCGGATGGTGAAGACATTTTGATTCGTGTTTTCAACCTCGCCAAGGAAACCACTTTGGGCTTTGACGGATATGCCAGTCGTCTGGCCCGCCGTTTTCGTCATCATCCGGCTGTGTTGGAGGATGTCATTGATGGACTTTTCCACATCGCCAAGGCTGACGGTGCTGTGACCGGCGATGAGCTGGATTATCTCCAGGCCGTTTCCGATATATTCGGCTTCTCAGCGCGGGAATTCAGGCGCATGCGTATGTCGCACGGATTGGTGGATGCCAGCGATCCCTATGTCATTCTCGATGTCGACCCGGATGCAGATGACGCCGAATTGAAGCAGGCCTACCGGAAAATGGCAGCGCGAAATCATCCGGATGCCCTGATGGCCCGCGGTGTTCCGGCGGAATTGCAACGCCTTGCTGTCGAGAAAATGGCCGCGATCAATGCAGCCTACGCCGAGGTGAGGGACGAACGTGCCGCAGAATCCCCCTGACTATTTTGTCGCGGGTTATTGACGCGAGGGGCGATGGCACCGAAATTGTAAGCAAGACGTTAACGCGTCGACGCATGAGACAAGTGTGCCGAAAGGGGCATTGATGACCCAGACCCAGACTTTCCGTTTCCCGCATACTGCCGGTAACTGGCTGCGGACGCTGATCGCTGCCGTTCTAGCCGTGGCATTCGCCGGTCTCATTCTGATGTTCGCTGCCATCTTTGCAGCCGCGGCTCTGGTAGTGATTGGTGCTGCCATGCTGGCGGGAGGTGCCTGGTGGCTCTGGCGCAAGGTCCGGGGCCGTAATCAACAGGCAGCTGATGATGATATCACCGTTCTTGTCGCCCGGCGCGGACCGTCTGGATGGACGGTCGATGGCGAAGCGGACAATCGCCGCTGATTTCGAAACATTCCGTCACTTGGTGAATTCATGAATGCGGTCTAATCCGCCGATCATGAATCTACGCGATCTCACCGCCTTCATCGCCGTTTGCCTGTTCTGGGGCCTGAATTTCGTTGTTGCGAAATTCGCCATCACCGGTTTGCCCGGCTGGTCGCCCGGCTTTGGCGGTGTGCCGCCCATCGCCTTTGCGTTTCTGCGCTTTCTGGTGCTCGCGCTGATCCTCTTCCCCTTCTTGCGGCCGCTTCCCAAACAATGGGGCACGCTGGTTCTGGTCGCGATGGGGATGGGCTGCCTGCAATACGTCCTCATTTTCATCGGGCTTGAAACGGCGACGCCGTCCGGCATGGCGCTGGTCCTGCAAAGCGGCGTGCCGTTTGTGACCTTGCTGTCAGTTGTCTGGCTGAAGGAAAAGATCGGTTGGGCACGGGGGACCGGCACGGCGCTGGCCATTGCCGGCGTTCTACTGGTCGTCGCCAACCCGGCCGAGCTGACGCTGGCCATCGGTCTGCTTTACGGTCTGGGCGCGGCTCTGGTTTCGTCGGTCGCCATGATCCTCATTCGCCGGATCGATATGAAGCCGATGCGCCTTCAGGCTTGGATCGGGCTGATTTCCGCGCCGATCCTTTTTATCGGAACTGCTGCCTTTGAAACCGGTCAGGCCGAAGCGGTCATGTCGGGCGGCTGGATGTTTGCTGCGGCACTGGCTTTCACCGTCATACTGGTCAATGTCTATGGTCACGGCGTCTTTTACTATGTGCTGCAAAAATACGAGACCACACTTGTGGCACCGCTCACGCTGCTCGCGCCATTGATTGGCGTCGCCTCCGGCATTTTGTTGACCGGTGACCCGTTCGGCTGGAGGCTGGCAGTCGGCGGTCTGCTGACGCTGGCCGGTGCCGGGATTGTCGCTTCCCGGCCGAACAAGGCCCTGCCGGATGCGGCACTGGTTCGTGAGGAATCGCTTTGAATTTCACTGATGCCCCTTCGCCGAACTTCAATGACCGGAAAAAGCCGGTGAGCCTGATCGTTCTGCACTATACCGGCATGGAATCGGGGCAGGCGGCGCTGAACCGTATGCGCGATCCCGAGGCGAAGGTCAGCGCCCATTACATGGTCGAGGAAGATGGCCGCATCTTCCAGCTGGTCGACGAGGAAAAGCGCGCCTGGCATGCGGGTGTGTCCGAGTGGGCGGGTGAAACAGACATCAACTCCATTTCCATCGGGATCGAGATCGTCAATGGTGGACATGATTTCGGCCTGCCGGATTATCCCCAGGCGCAAATGGACGCAGTCACTTCGCTTACGAAACAAATTATGGTGAGGCGTAACATTCCGGCGCACAGAATTGTTGGTCATTCGGATATTGCGCCGGGCCGCAAGCAGGATCCGGGCGAGAAATTTCCCTGGGTCCAGATGTCAGAAGCGGGCTGTGCGATTCATCCCAAAGTGATGATCGAGGCGGGCGACACGCGGTCGGGGCTGGCGGCTATCGGTTATGGATTTTCAGCCGGTGAGACAGCTGTTATCCAAGCGTTCCAGCGCCGCTTCCGTCCTGCCAAAGTGGACGGTAATCTGGACGACGAAACGGCCAGCCTGATTTCGGCAGTGGCGGTACTTACGCCGAAATCTTGACCTTCCGCTCGAAAACATCGACATAGACCGCGATCAGGCGGCCGGGCGACCGCGCTTGCAAGTCCCGAAAGGGCGCAAGGGAGGAAAGTCCGGGCTCCGGAAAGGCAAGGTGCCAGGTAACGCCTGGCGGGGGTGACCCCAGGGATAGCGCCACAGAGAACAGACCGCCCGCCAGAGCTTCGGCCATGACGGGTAAGGGTGAAACGGTGCGGTAAGAGCGCACCGCCCCGACCGTAAGGAAGGGGGCACGGCAAGCCCCACCTGGAGCAAGACCGAATAGGGATGGACGCGGGTCAGACCGCACGCACGCCTTGCTGCGCCATCCGGGTAGGTCGCGTCAGGCCCGTCGCGAGGCGGGTCGCAGAGGAATGGTCGTCGCGTTCTTTCCGTCATGGAAAGAATGGCACAGAACCCGGCTTACAGGCCGCCTGATCACACTTATCCACATTCTATCCACACCCTATCCACAGATATGTTCTCAATCTGTTCTTTTGCTGCGCCGCAGCAATTGATGCGAATACTTGCTGTGCAACAGAAAAAATGGCGAAAAAGAGTCTTTCTCCATTGTTTCCCATGAAATCCCATGTTATCCCATTGTTAACCGCTAGGGGTCTGCGGACAGGGGAGCTCGTCGTGTTTGTATCCACCGCCACCAATGGAATTGATGCCAAGGGCCGTGTTTCGGTTCCGGCCGGATTCCGTTCGAATGTGGCAGGCGGACCTTTCGACGGGATTTACGTCTGGCCGAGTTTTGATGGTCCGTGGCTGGAAGGCGGCGGGCAGGCCTTGATGGATGACTATCTCGACATGATCGAGGCGATGGATCCCTATGACGAGGCGCGTCAGGCGCTGGAGCAATCCATATTCGGTGAGGCCCGCACGCTGTCATTTGATGCCAATGGCCGGATCACACTGCCAAAAGACCTGGCGGAGCATGCCGGTCTGGACGGGAAGGTCACTTTTGTGGGCCTTGGCCGCCGGTTTGAAATCTGGAATCCGGACAGCCATGCCCGGCGCGCGACAACGGCGCGGGCCTTTGCAAAGGAAAACAAGCTCAAACTCCGCCGCCCCGCCCGGCTGAAGGCGGTGGATCAATGAACCATGTCCCCGTTCTGCTCGACGAAGTTCTGACCGCACTCGCCGCCCGCGACGGTGCCATATACATCGACGGCACGTTTGGCGCAGGGGGCTATACCCGTGCCATCCTGTCGGCTGCTGATTGCCGCGTCATCGGTATCGACCGCGATCCGTCGGTGCGTCCGGTGGGTGAGGATTTGAAGCGGGCCTCCGGCGGGCGCTTTGTGCTCGTCGAGGCGCCTTTTTCGGCGATGCGCGATGTTGTCGCCGATGCAGGCGGCAATCAGGTCGACGGCATTGTCCTTGATCTGGGCGTCTCCTCCATGCAGCTGGATCAGGCCGAGCGCGGCTTTTCCTTCTCGAAGCCGGGGCCGCTGGATATGCGGATGAGCGATAAAGGGCCGAGCGCAGCGGATGCGATCGCACAGCTGTCCGAAAAAGAACTTGCCGACATTTTCTACATATATGGCGAAGAGAAAAAATCGCGCCGAGTAGCGGCGGCGATTGTCCGCGAACGCGCTGAAACGCCTTTCACCACGACAGACCATCTGGCCGCGGTTGTGGCCAAAGCTGTCGGCGGCAAGCATACGAAGACCCATCCCGCCACACGCTCTTTCCAGGGCCTGCGGATTTTCGTGAATGACGAGCTGGGTGAGCTCGTTCGTGCGCTCAGTGCAGCGGAACAACTCCTGTCTCCGCTCGGGCGGCTGGTGGTCGTCACCTTCCATTCCCTCGAGGACCGGATCGTCAAGACCTTCCTGCGTGCCCGTGCCGGTATGAATGCCGGCGGATCCCGCCACATGCCGGAGCTGGAGCAGGGGCCGGAACCCTCTTTCCGTCTTCTTACCCGCAAGGCCATCGAGCCTTCGGTCGAGGAGGTTAACGTTAACCCCCGCGCCCGGTCTGCAAAACTGCGCGCTGCCATCCGCACCGAAGCGCCGTCCTGGCCCATTGATATTTCGCTTTTCCCCAACGCGCCGTCGCTGTCACGGCTGGAGGCTTCCTCATGATACGTGCTCTTAATGTGCTCGCATTCATCGTCGCATCCGTTCTCGCCATCGCCCTTTATATTGCGAAGACCGAAGCCCAGGAAGCGCGGCAGCGACTGGTGGAAATCCGGGCCGATCTCGCCGAAGAGCGCCGCCAGATCAATGTCTTGAATGTCGATGTGGCGCATCTGGAAGACCCGGATCGCCTGCGGGCGCTGGCGCGCCAGTATCTCGGCTTTGAGCCGCTGGATCCGCGCCGCGAAGTGGCCATGTCGGATCTGCCCCTGTTGATCGAGCGGCCTGCACAGCCCTATGCGGTCGTCAGTGAAGGCCCGTCCGAATCCGCCGTTCGTGAGGTCGGGGGTCAGCAATGATCGGCCGCTTCTGGCAGCGAAAGAAGAATACACCGCGGTTTGAATCCTATTCGGACAGCGCGCCTTTGCCTGAGGCCGCACCGGACAATCTGACCCGCGTTTTGCGTGTTGAAAACGAAGACGCCTCCATCGTCGAAGATGCCCGCCATCGCATGATGGTCATCGGCTTCACGCTGGTGATTGCTTTTGGAGCGCTGGGCATTCGCGCCGTCTCACTGGCCCTCTCCGGGGATGAAGCCGTTGCTGTGGCGCCTGTTCTGGCCGACACGCGGCGCGGCGATCTGGTGGATCGCAATGGTCAGGTGCTGGCGACAACGCTGGAAACCTGGTCGCTCTTTGCGGACCCCCACCTTGTCTGGGATGCCCGAGAGACCGCCGAAGCGCTGGTCACCGTCTTGCCGGATCTGAATGTCGACGAGCTAACGGCAGATCTGTCATCGCGGCGCCGTTTTGTCTGGATCCAGCGCAATCTGACACCTCGTCAAAGGCAGGCCGTTTTCTCGCTTGGACAGCCCGGACTGGAATTTCGGACCGAGCCCCGCCGCGTGTATCCGCGTGGACGTCTTGCGGCCCACGCGATTGGACATGCAGGTCGGGACATGACCGGACTGGCCGGAGCAGAGCAGGCCTTCAATTCGGCGCTTTCCAATGATGGTGGCCGCCCGGTGGCGCTGTCCATTGATATGGGCGTGCAATTCCACGTCGATGAAATCCTGCGCCGCTATATGGCCGAGTTTCAGGCCATTGCGGCCACGGGCATTGTCATGGACGTCAATACCGGCGAGGTGCTCAGTCTCGTTTCCTTGCCGGACTTTGATCCCAATCAGGCCAGCACGGCCAGCGCCAATGATCTGCTCGATCGCGCCCTGCAGGCGCGCTATGAAATGGGTTCGACGTTCAAGGCGTTCACGGTCGCGCTGGCGCTGGAAACCGGCATCGCGTCACCCGGCGAAACCTTTGATGCCACGGCACCCTTGCAGATTGGCGGATATACCATTGAAGACTTCCACGCTGAAAATCGCGCCCTGACGCTGGAAGAGATTTTTACGCATTCCTCCAACATCGGGTCGTCTCGGATCGCGCTGGAAGCCGGCGCGGATCGCCAGCGTGATCTTCTGCGTCGGCTCCGGCTTCTGGAGCGTGCGCCGATTGAACTGGCGGAAAGCGCCACGCCGCTTTTGCCACAACGCTGGGGCCCGACCGAAACCGCGACGATTTCCTACGGCCACGGCATTGCGGTCAGCCCGCTGGCCGTGGCGTCTGCCTTCGCCGCCATCGCCAATGGCGGCACCTATGTGCGGCCGACATTGCGCCCGGTCCGGTCTGATGAAACCGTCGCCGGAGAACGCGTTCTGGCGCCAGAGGTCGCGCAAAGCGTGCTTGATATGATGCGCGACGTTGTCGAAAACGGCACAGGTAGCCGCGCTGATGCGCCGGGCTTCCGCGTCGCCGGGAAAACCGGCACGGCTGAAAAACCGGGACGCGGTGGATATGACGAGGATCGGTTGATCTCGTCTTTCTCGGCCGTCTTCCCCTATGACGATCCGCAATATGTTGTGCTGGTGATCCTCGACGAGCCGCAAGGCAACGCCTCCACATACGGGTATGCAACGGGCGGGTGGACGGCAGCCCCCGCTGCAGGCGAAATCATCTCGCGCATCGCATCGATTCTGGGCGTTGAACAGGAAGACGATTCCCTGACCCGCTCCGCCATGGTGCGCGCCGCTTTGATGCCTGACCCTGAACCCGTGGTGAGATCCGACCCGTGAAACTTTCCGAGCTGATATCCCCGGACAGGCTTTCCGGACCGGATGCCGATATCACCGGACTGACGCTCGACAGCCGGGCGGTCCAGCCCGGTTTTCTGTTTGCGGCTCTGCCTGGGCTCCATGTCAACGGTCGCGATTTCATTCCGCAAGCCATCAAGGCCGGCGCGTCGGCGATCCTGACAGAGCCGGGGGTCGACACCGGCGGCGTGCCGGCGGTTTTTGACGAAGATCCGGCCGCTCGATTTGCCAGGATCGCCGCGCGCTTCTATCCGCGGCAGCCGGAAATCATCGCAGC
Proteins encoded in this window:
- a CDS encoding molecular chaperone DjiA: MGFWRKLTDFISGQPDPYDCEGEDCGPGHRVDDADFAIALIGLGAKMAKADGVVTRNEIAAFRQVFKAPPDGEDILIRVFNLAKETTLGFDGYASRLARRFRHHPAVLEDVIDGLFHIAKADGAVTGDELDYLQAVSDIFGFSAREFRRMRMSHGLVDASDPYVILDVDPDADDAELKQAYRKMAARNHPDALMARGVPAELQRLAVEKMAAINAAYAEVRDERAAESP
- a CDS encoding DMT family transporter, yielding MRSNPPIMNLRDLTAFIAVCLFWGLNFVVAKFAITGLPGWSPGFGGVPPIAFAFLRFLVLALILFPFLRPLPKQWGTLVLVAMGMGCLQYVLIFIGLETATPSGMALVLQSGVPFVTLLSVVWLKEKIGWARGTGTALAIAGVLLVVANPAELTLAIGLLYGLGAALVSSVAMILIRRIDMKPMRLQAWIGLISAPILFIGTAAFETGQAEAVMSGGWMFAAALAFTVILVNVYGHGVFYYVLQKYETTLVAPLTLLAPLIGVASGILLTGDPFGWRLAVGGLLTLAGAGIVASRPNKALPDAALVREESL
- a CDS encoding division/cell wall cluster transcriptional repressor MraZ — its product is MFVSTATNGIDAKGRVSVPAGFRSNVAGGPFDGIYVWPSFDGPWLEGGGQALMDDYLDMIEAMDPYDEARQALEQSIFGEARTLSFDANGRITLPKDLAEHAGLDGKVTFVGLGRRFEIWNPDSHARRATTARAFAKENKLKLRRPARLKAVDQ
- the rsmH gene encoding 16S rRNA (cytosine(1402)-N(4))-methyltransferase RsmH, which translates into the protein MNHVPVLLDEVLTALAARDGAIYIDGTFGAGGYTRAILSAADCRVIGIDRDPSVRPVGEDLKRASGGRFVLVEAPFSAMRDVVADAGGNQVDGIVLDLGVSSMQLDQAERGFSFSKPGPLDMRMSDKGPSAADAIAQLSEKELADIFYIYGEEKKSRRVAAAIVRERAETPFTTTDHLAAVVAKAVGGKHTKTHPATRSFQGLRIFVNDELGELVRALSAAEQLLSPLGRLVVVTFHSLEDRIVKTFLRARAGMNAGGSRHMPELEQGPEPSFRLLTRKAIEPSVEEVNVNPRARSAKLRAAIRTEAPSWPIDISLFPNAPSLSRLEASS
- a CDS encoding hydantoinase B/oxoprolinase family protein, with the protein product MSGTWEFWIDRGGTFTDVIARQPDGTLRAMKLLSESPDYSDAASEGVRRMLGLEADESIAAGRVSAVKMGTTVATNALLERKGADTCLVVTEGFEDLLVIGDQTRPDIFAMKIDRPEPLHKLVVSVSARMDPDGEEIAAVDKSALQAALSDARASGAKTCAIALMHAYANSSHEKYIEKLARECGFETVICSIDASPLVKIVPRASTAVLDAYLTPVLRDYADRVAERLDGAPLYFMQSSGGLTSAARFAARDAVLSGPAGGVAGMAKTAKAAGYPLVIGFDMGGTSTDVSRYDGDQYARVGEAVIAGQRLRAPMMAVHTVAAGGGSVLSFDGERARVGPDSAGAMPGPAGYGRRGPAAVTDANIVLGRIQPDHFPKTFGADSSAPLNAIASREALSHLARAMGLPSAEEAAEGFLAVAVENMAQAIKQISIGEGVDPARYALSAFGGAGGQHACKVAEAIGMKTVLIHPYAGLLSALGIGLAELRETREAAIEDDFPMAFARASDKSRQLGGDAAAALVPQGADAAAIAVKYSIRLRVSGSDTAIPVPLNDMTNVRNDFQAAHARLFGFVPEGDLVIESVAAEAEAEPPGARGWSIDLPDGDRPIEAIETRPVFQNGAWTDWPVYRLSEMGADMALGGPALIVEPNSTIVVDPGWNIKRLADGMLVLDHTGGNHAEAEVTELDPIRLELFNKRFMSVAEQMGVALERTAHSVNMKERLDFSCAVFDADGGLVANAPHMPVHLGSMSASVKAAAAANPDLGPGDAVAVNAPYEGGTHLPDITVVVPVHDELSGQRIFYVAARGHHADVGGIAPGSMPPFSTSIAEEGISFANEIIMRKAQFQMDKVRSILSAGRWPARNPDQNIADLKAQLAACAKGAAELKRMVEDHGERVVAAYMGHVQDNAERAVRRVIDALEDGAARIRMDDGAEICVAIRVDKTQRSAIVDFTGTSAQLTNNFNAPSSVARAAVLYVFRCLVGDQIPLNEGCLKPLELIIPEGSLLNPAYPAAVVAGNVETSQMVVDALFAATGRMAAAQGTMNNLTFGNDRHQYYETICGGSGAGIGPDGEGFAGTDAIHTHMTNSRMTDPEVLERRFPVRVIHHRIRDGSGGSGAFCGGDGSVRCIEFLESMNVALLSSHRTEAPMGLAGGGDGLCGAQRIIRANGDIETLKGLFSVTVQPGDRIEIETPGGGGFGRAC
- a CDS encoding penicillin-binding protein 2, whose protein sequence is MIGRFWQRKKNTPRFESYSDSAPLPEAAPDNLTRVLRVENEDASIVEDARHRMMVIGFTLVIAFGALGIRAVSLALSGDEAVAVAPVLADTRRGDLVDRNGQVLATTLETWSLFADPHLVWDARETAEALVTVLPDLNVDELTADLSSRRRFVWIQRNLTPRQRQAVFSLGQPGLEFRTEPRRVYPRGRLAAHAIGHAGRDMTGLAGAEQAFNSALSNDGGRPVALSIDMGVQFHVDEILRRYMAEFQAIAATGIVMDVNTGEVLSLVSLPDFDPNQASTASANDLLDRALQARYEMGSTFKAFTVALALETGIASPGETFDATAPLQIGGYTIEDFHAENRALTLEEIFTHSSNIGSSRIALEAGADRQRDLLRRLRLLERAPIELAESATPLLPQRWGPTETATISYGHGIAVSPLAVASAFAAIANGGTYVRPTLRPVRSDETVAGERVLAPEVAQSVLDMMRDVVENGTGSRADAPGFRVAGKTGTAEKPGRGGYDEDRLISSFSAVFPYDDPQYVVLVILDEPQGNASTYGYATGGWTAAPAAGEIISRIASILGVEQEDDSLTRSAMVRAALMPDPEPVVRSDP
- a CDS encoding N-acetylmuramoyl-L-alanine amidase, with product MNFTDAPSPNFNDRKKPVSLIVLHYTGMESGQAALNRMRDPEAKVSAHYMVEEDGRIFQLVDEEKRAWHAGVSEWAGETDINSISIGIEIVNGGHDFGLPDYPQAQMDAVTSLTKQIMVRRNIPAHRIVGHSDIAPGRKQDPGEKFPWVQMSEAGCAIHPKVMIEAGDTRSGLAAIGYGFSAGETAVIQAFQRRFRPAKVDGNLDDETASLISAVAVLTPKS